The following are encoded in a window of Brevibacillus sp. DP1.3A genomic DNA:
- a CDS encoding amino acid ABC transporter ATP-binding protein, whose product MIHVENLKKSFGSLEVLKDISTTIKEREVVCVIGPSGSGKSTFLRCLNQLEEVTSGKITIEGVEVTSPKVDINKLRERVGMVFQRFNLFPHLTVLENIMLAPKHVKSSERQQNEQKAIQLLKKVDLSDKRDVYPDRLSGGQQQRVAITRALAMDPHIMLFDEPTSALDPEMVGEVLQVMKDLAKEGMTMVVVTHEMGFAREVADRVIFMDGGYIVEEGKPAEIFDNPQQERTKAFLSKVL is encoded by the coding sequence ATGATTCATGTAGAGAACTTGAAAAAGAGCTTTGGCTCGTTGGAAGTCTTAAAAGACATCTCGACTACGATTAAAGAGCGCGAAGTTGTCTGTGTCATCGGTCCCTCCGGCTCGGGAAAAAGTACGTTTCTGCGCTGCCTGAACCAGTTGGAAGAGGTGACATCTGGCAAAATCACCATTGAGGGTGTGGAGGTTACTTCCCCCAAAGTGGACATTAATAAGCTGCGAGAGCGTGTCGGCATGGTGTTTCAGCGGTTCAATCTATTCCCGCACCTCACTGTATTGGAAAACATTATGCTCGCACCTAAGCACGTCAAAAGTTCAGAGCGTCAGCAAAATGAGCAGAAAGCTATACAATTGCTGAAAAAAGTAGATTTGTCGGACAAGCGAGACGTGTATCCAGATCGGCTGTCAGGCGGTCAACAACAGCGCGTTGCAATCACCCGTGCACTCGCCATGGACCCTCACATCATGCTCTTCGACGAGCCTACCTCTGCACTCGACCCGGAAATGGTAGGGGAAGTTCTTCAGGTGATGAAAGATTTGGCCAAAGAAGGAATGACGATGGTCGTGGTTACGCATGAGATGGGCTTTGCCCGTGAAGTAGCCGATCGCGTGATTTTCATGGATGGCGGATATATCGTAGAGGAAGGCAAGCCTGCCGAGATTTTTGACAATCCTCAGCAAGAGAGAACCAAGGCGTTTCTCAGTAAAGTGTTGTAA
- a CDS encoding amylo-alpha-1,6-glucosidase, which translates to MQFDLGIVPFSRYGSYLVLSRLGNAKRAEGLYLRNIRGGDNHDGAIFRIELVADGVAIPFETEATPTLLRLYGDKGEVKLCMSEPQLVQVRGQGVGLRLVLESTAADYAIQAGAGCWEINHFSTEIRLRVTPLAGALVVNPTKASRDQQVGVTFLPDEETGVLEGVLEEFHTVWKERSYPAFADGWAQVKKEYDEWLERTLSVSEEHREGLNEARELAAYITWSCVVRPEGYLPRSAMYMSKNWMTNIWSWDHCFNAMALTRANLPLAWDQLMIFIDRQDESGVFPDFINDRYALWNCCKPPIHGWTLRWMLDRNDAITNEMLDEVYEPLCRWTDWWFRYRDDDQDGIPQYNHGYDCGWDNSTIFLDGAPIESPDLPAYLILQMDVLADLAKRLSRSEEAAKWQEKAEMTLQRLMEKHWNGENFFATHSGSDQPTQGDSLIRYMPLVLGEKLPQDIRAKLIADLQERFLTENGLATESPTSSFYRSDGYWLGPIWAPVTMLLVDGLRRAGEVAFSQEIARRFCRMAASSGMAENFDALTGDGLRDRAFTWTSSVFLMLANEYV; encoded by the coding sequence ATGCAGTTTGATTTAGGAATCGTTCCTTTTAGCAGATACGGGTCATATCTCGTACTCTCGCGACTGGGTAACGCCAAGCGAGCAGAAGGGCTGTATTTGCGCAATATTCGTGGAGGAGACAACCACGATGGCGCAATTTTTCGAATCGAATTGGTAGCCGATGGTGTGGCGATTCCATTTGAGACGGAGGCTACGCCAACCTTGCTGCGTCTTTACGGGGATAAAGGCGAAGTGAAGCTGTGCATGAGCGAGCCGCAGCTAGTGCAGGTACGTGGTCAAGGCGTTGGTTTGCGACTGGTGCTGGAATCGACGGCAGCAGACTACGCGATTCAAGCAGGAGCTGGATGCTGGGAAATCAATCACTTTTCCACGGAAATTCGCTTGCGAGTGACTCCGCTTGCTGGAGCGCTGGTGGTCAACCCTACGAAGGCATCGCGTGATCAGCAAGTGGGCGTAACCTTTCTTCCCGACGAGGAAACTGGTGTACTGGAAGGCGTATTGGAGGAGTTCCACACGGTATGGAAGGAGCGCAGCTACCCTGCCTTTGCCGATGGATGGGCACAGGTAAAAAAAGAGTACGACGAGTGGCTGGAACGGACGCTCTCTGTATCTGAGGAGCATCGCGAAGGCTTGAATGAAGCACGAGAACTCGCGGCGTACATCACCTGGTCTTGTGTGGTGAGACCTGAAGGTTATCTGCCACGGTCCGCGATGTACATGTCCAAAAACTGGATGACGAATATCTGGAGCTGGGATCATTGTTTCAATGCGATGGCACTGACGCGAGCAAACTTGCCGCTGGCGTGGGATCAACTCATGATTTTTATCGACAGGCAGGACGAAAGTGGTGTCTTCCCCGATTTTATCAATGATCGGTATGCGTTGTGGAATTGCTGTAAGCCTCCGATTCACGGCTGGACGCTGCGCTGGATGCTGGATCGAAACGACGCGATTACAAACGAGATGCTGGATGAGGTGTACGAGCCGCTTTGTCGCTGGACAGATTGGTGGTTCCGTTACCGCGATGATGATCAGGACGGGATTCCGCAGTACAATCACGGCTACGATTGCGGCTGGGACAACAGCACGATTTTCCTCGATGGGGCGCCAATCGAAAGCCCGGATTTGCCTGCGTATTTGATTCTGCAAATGGATGTGCTGGCGGATTTGGCAAAGAGGCTGAGCCGTTCTGAAGAGGCAGCGAAGTGGCAGGAAAAGGCCGAAATGACGCTGCAACGGCTCATGGAGAAGCATTGGAACGGTGAAAACTTTTTCGCGACCCACTCTGGAAGCGATCAGCCTACCCAAGGAGACAGCTTGATTCGCTATATGCCTCTGGTGCTTGGCGAAAAGCTGCCACAGGACATCCGGGCCAAGCTGATTGCGGACTTGCAGGAGCGGTTTTTGACCGAGAATGGATTGGCTACGGAGAGTCCAACTAGTTCCTTCTACCGCTCGGATGGCTATTGGCTAGGTCCGATCTGGGCACCAGTGACGATGCTGTTGGTAGATGGATTGCGGCGAGCAGGCGAAGTGGCGTTTTCTCAGGAGATTGCCAGACGTTTTTGCCGAATGGCAGCAAGCAGTGGAATGGCGGAAAATTTCGATGCGCTAACAGGGGACGGACTGAGGGATCGGGCATTTACTTGGACGTCCAGCGTGTTTTTGATGCTGGCTAATGAATATGTATAG
- a CDS encoding sensor histidine kinase, with translation MKSWSLFPRRSIHAKLLAFMLIAAIIPLITLGSMAYWKSSMVVREQFSKSGEYIATQLQIQIDNYLSQMRYMAYDINTYVSDPTLVVMREEQPKTYTGFLEQKNFERYLGAHRNLDTKGIFIVTPSGYFFGENVINGQDLLREWWWKGLPAKLDEERWIGFYTPRHYVGFQDEAELRNQEKVLGLVVPVLSGYGVLKDSRILIEMKAGKLFQLFSQLEEDMSAHVTITAKNGELIYQTAGTFVQQESDVVWNKPLESNNWMIQVRLPYEQMNRSAEVMQSFFIAALILSAVLALLLAYLFSRRITDKIKRLQETMRLVGTGELQTRAVVDTEDELGRLGVSFNQMVRRIQTLIAEVSRNEQLKKEAELRAVHYQINPHLLFNTLNSIQWKARLSGANEIGNMLYHLIKVLEGNLDITQELVPLEKELKTVEHFLQIQELRYGPVFQFEQTGVEACRRYLIPRMTLQPLLENIFFHAFEDGHGTIRISVSEKEGLVTLLLQDDGSGIVPERLAKLLDPDLERSSKRGLGVYNVDQKFKLHFRMEHGMKISSVRGEGTTIQITWPKREEIPDEHQGNDCG, from the coding sequence ATGAAGTCATGGTCGCTCTTCCCGCGCAGAAGCATTCATGCCAAGCTGCTCGCTTTTATGCTGATTGCAGCCATTATTCCGCTGATTACTCTGGGGAGTATGGCGTATTGGAAATCGTCGATGGTCGTTCGCGAGCAATTTAGCAAGTCAGGCGAGTATATCGCTACGCAGCTGCAAATCCAGATCGACAACTACCTGAGTCAAATGAGATACATGGCCTATGACATCAATACGTACGTGTCAGACCCGACGTTGGTTGTCATGCGGGAGGAACAGCCGAAGACGTACACAGGCTTTCTGGAACAAAAAAACTTCGAGCGATACCTGGGGGCGCACCGCAACCTTGATACAAAAGGCATTTTTATCGTGACGCCCTCCGGTTATTTTTTCGGAGAAAATGTGATCAATGGACAGGATCTGTTGCGGGAATGGTGGTGGAAGGGACTGCCCGCCAAGCTGGATGAGGAGCGATGGATCGGCTTTTACACGCCCAGGCATTATGTGGGGTTTCAGGATGAGGCGGAGCTGCGAAATCAGGAGAAGGTGCTCGGTCTGGTCGTTCCCGTTCTCAGTGGATATGGCGTGTTGAAGGACAGCCGGATTTTGATCGAGATGAAGGCAGGCAAGCTGTTTCAGTTGTTTTCGCAGTTGGAAGAGGACATGAGTGCGCATGTGACGATTACCGCTAAAAATGGCGAGCTGATTTACCAGACTGCGGGTACGTTTGTCCAGCAAGAGAGCGATGTCGTCTGGAACAAGCCACTGGAGTCCAACAACTGGATGATTCAGGTGCGCTTGCCGTACGAGCAAATGAACCGCTCTGCGGAAGTGATGCAATCCTTCTTTATCGCAGCGCTGATTCTTTCGGCAGTGCTGGCACTTCTTTTGGCGTATTTATTTTCTAGACGGATTACAGACAAAATCAAACGACTTCAAGAAACGATGCGACTGGTCGGAACAGGGGAGCTACAGACGCGCGCAGTGGTAGACACGGAAGACGAGCTGGGGCGGTTAGGGGTGAGCTTCAACCAAATGGTGAGGCGGATTCAAACGCTAATCGCCGAGGTGAGTCGCAACGAGCAGTTGAAAAAGGAAGCAGAGCTGCGAGCTGTTCACTACCAGATCAACCCGCATCTGTTGTTCAATACGCTTAATTCTATCCAGTGGAAAGCAAGATTATCTGGTGCCAATGAAATCGGCAATATGCTCTATCATCTTATCAAAGTGCTAGAGGGCAACCTCGACATCACGCAGGAGCTCGTCCCGTTGGAAAAGGAACTGAAAACCGTCGAGCATTTTCTGCAAATCCAAGAGCTGCGGTACGGGCCTGTTTTTCAATTTGAACAGACGGGAGTAGAGGCTTGCCGTCGCTATTTGATCCCGCGAATGACTCTCCAGCCGCTTTTGGAAAATATCTTTTTCCACGCATTCGAAGACGGGCACGGAACGATCCGGATCAGTGTCAGTGAAAAAGAAGGGCTTGTGACGCTGCTGTTGCAAGATGACGGCTCAGGAATTGTGCCGGAGCGATTGGCCAAACTTCTCGATCCTGATCTGGAGCGTTCTAGCAAACGAGGACTCGGCGTGTACAACGTGGATCAGAAGTTCAAGCTTCATTTCCGTATGGAGCACGGCATGAAGATTTCATCTGTCAGAGGAGAAGGAACCACAATTCAAATCACATGGCCGAAAAGGGAGGAAATTCCTGATGAACATCAAGGTAATGATTGTGGATGA
- a CDS encoding carbohydrate ABC transporter permease → MIRKTIAYASLIFFSFLFLAPFYWMISTALKSDAEILQYPPKWIPDVLHWENFGNAWMSQPFNLYLENSLTVTILTTIGQLISSSLVAYGFARFTFKGRDFLFMVVLATMMIPWEVTMIPLYMEFNYLGWINTLKPLIVPSFFGSAFYIFLMRQFILTIPRELDEAARIDGAGSFQIYARIIMPLMMPALILVSVFNILGTWNDYLGPLIFLNDQSQYTLTLGLAQFKGMYEVEATGLMAVTLLISLPPLLLFFLAQRYIVDNSAGVAIK, encoded by the coding sequence TTGATACGCAAAACAATCGCTTATGCGAGCTTGATCTTTTTCTCTTTCCTGTTTCTCGCACCGTTTTACTGGATGATCTCTACTGCGCTCAAGTCAGATGCTGAGATTTTGCAGTATCCACCAAAATGGATTCCGGATGTGCTGCATTGGGAGAACTTCGGGAATGCGTGGATGTCGCAGCCGTTTAATCTGTATTTGGAAAACTCGTTGACGGTGACGATCCTGACCACGATTGGCCAGTTGATATCGTCTTCGCTGGTTGCGTACGGCTTTGCCCGGTTTACGTTTAAAGGGAGAGACTTTCTGTTCATGGTCGTTCTGGCCACGATGATGATTCCGTGGGAAGTGACGATGATCCCGCTGTACATGGAATTCAACTACCTGGGCTGGATAAACACGCTCAAGCCGTTGATTGTGCCATCGTTCTTCGGGTCAGCGTTTTACATTTTCCTCATGCGACAGTTTATTTTGACCATTCCTCGTGAGCTGGATGAAGCGGCGCGTATTGATGGTGCCGGTTCGTTTCAGATTTACGCACGGATTATTATGCCGCTGATGATGCCTGCTCTGATTTTGGTGAGTGTATTCAACATCTTGGGCACATGGAATGATTATTTGGGTCCACTCATTTTCTTGAATGACCAAAGTCAGTACACGCTGACGCTGGGACTGGCGCAATTTAAAGGGATGTATGAAGTAGAGGCTACCGGGCTGATGGCGGTAACGTTATTGATCTCGCTTCCGCCGTTACTCCTCTTTTTCCTCGCACAACGATATATCGTAGACAATTCAGCTGGCGTTGCTATCAAGTAA
- a CDS encoding amino acid ABC transporter permease — MSSSWDVIVDALPVLAQGSVVTLKITVISLFFALLIGLLFGLMSTSRSKVLRGIATAYVDFLRGTPLLVQIFFIYFGLPPVLDIKIPETTAGILALSLNAGAYLAEIFRGGILSIDKGQMEAARSLGLTHGKAMRLVILPQAVRRMIPAFVNQFIVTLKDTSLLTVIGIRELMNSGEIIISGNFRSFEIWAVVAVFYFLMIYILSLLSRSLERRFAK, encoded by the coding sequence ATGAGCAGTAGTTGGGATGTCATTGTCGATGCGCTTCCTGTCTTGGCCCAAGGCTCTGTGGTCACGTTAAAAATAACGGTCATTTCCCTGTTTTTCGCTCTCTTAATCGGATTGCTTTTTGGCTTGATGAGCACAAGTCGGTCCAAAGTGCTTCGCGGCATTGCAACCGCTTACGTTGACTTTCTCCGTGGCACACCGCTGTTGGTTCAAATCTTCTTTATTTATTTTGGATTGCCGCCTGTCCTTGATATCAAAATTCCAGAGACAACCGCAGGTATTCTTGCGCTCAGCCTCAATGCCGGAGCGTACCTGGCTGAAATTTTCCGAGGAGGGATTCTCTCCATCGATAAAGGACAGATGGAAGCTGCTCGCTCCCTGGGACTCACGCACGGAAAAGCTATGCGCCTAGTTATCTTGCCCCAGGCTGTTCGCCGCATGATTCCTGCTTTCGTCAACCAATTTATCGTGACGTTAAAAGACACCTCTCTCTTAACGGTCATTGGTATCCGTGAACTGATGAACAGTGGTGAGATTATCATCTCTGGCAACTTCCGCTCGTTTGAAATTTGGGCAGTAGTAGCGGTCTTCTATTTCCTGATGATTTACATCCTCAGTCTGCTATCTCGTTCCCTTGAGAGGAGGTTCGCGAAATGA
- a CDS encoding aminoglycoside phosphotransferase family protein — MNLIQTIIRRFNLNVLSIDNVPESFSSQVYKLNLTSGETVYAKIPYNRDKLFREYRMLELLCEVIPVPKVLDFWGGDDFISGALLLSQIQGIPCAGTIDDELSFQIGLYHAKLHDVKMPGYGVEGVDGYQFLNENNWRLYIKNNFEKLKEPCKEVLERGLFEKCINHFESAFSALPHPDRPCVVHMDFRPGNILTNNNEVVGIIDFESARGGSSEIDFTKINRYVWEVNPQRRVSYIEGYSTIRPIMELETILPFYDFYDAFSAVVWCKNRGIEKNKAFLKESISVLQKSVGC, encoded by the coding sequence TTGAACTTAATACAAACGATCATAAGAAGATTTAACCTTAATGTTTTAAGTATAGATAATGTTCCTGAGTCTTTTAGTTCACAAGTATACAAACTGAATCTTACTAGTGGCGAAACTGTATATGCGAAGATCCCTTATAATAGGGATAAACTGTTTCGTGAATATCGTATGCTTGAATTGTTGTGCGAGGTAATACCGGTTCCAAAAGTATTAGATTTCTGGGGTGGGGATGACTTTATTTCTGGTGCCTTACTTCTATCTCAGATTCAAGGAATACCGTGTGCAGGTACAATTGACGATGAACTGTCATTTCAAATTGGGCTGTATCATGCCAAGCTGCATGACGTGAAAATGCCGGGGTATGGTGTTGAAGGTGTAGACGGTTATCAGTTTCTTAATGAAAATAATTGGAGACTATACATAAAAAATAACTTTGAAAAGTTGAAAGAACCTTGTAAGGAAGTCCTTGAGAGAGGACTTTTCGAAAAATGTATTAATCACTTTGAGAGTGCCTTCTCAGCATTACCTCATCCTGATAGACCCTGCGTTGTTCATATGGATTTCCGACCAGGAAATATATTAACAAATAATAATGAGGTCGTTGGAATTATTGACTTTGAAAGTGCACGGGGAGGATCTTCAGAAATAGATTTTACAAAAATTAATCGATATGTTTGGGAAGTAAATCCTCAAAGAAGAGTTTCGTATATAGAGGGATATTCAACAATTCGTCCCATAATGGAATTGGAGACAATACTTCCCTTTTATGATTTTTACGATGCTTTTAGTGCTGTTGTCTGGTGTAAAAACAGGGGAATTGAAAAAAATAAAGCGTTCCTCAAGGAAAGTATTTCTGTATTGCAGAAATCCGTTGGTTGTTGA
- a CDS encoding carbohydrate ABC transporter permease yields the protein MTVQPKKLKGRAFLTPYLFILPWILGFLAFTLGPMLFSLVMSFFDWPVVGEVTFVGLDNYVNMFTDDPLFWQSLWVTIKFALLFVPLNLFIALFLAMMLNQKVKGSGFFRTVFYLPSVISGVALAMIWAWVYDGEYGIFNYLLSLIGITGPDWLNDTTWALIAMVIASLWGQGSMVLIFLAGLKSIPESLYEAASIDGAGAVQKFFRITLPMVSPTILFNLIMTIISAFQQLSLALLLTGGGPLQSTYFYAMYAYDNAFKYFKMGYASANSWFMFAIILVLTFIVFKTSGKWVYYESDNRRGGEEA from the coding sequence ATGACCGTTCAACCGAAAAAACTCAAGGGAAGGGCGTTTCTTACGCCCTATCTTTTTATCTTGCCTTGGATTCTCGGCTTTCTCGCTTTTACGCTGGGACCGATGTTATTTTCGCTCGTCATGAGCTTTTTTGATTGGCCTGTCGTTGGTGAGGTTACGTTCGTCGGCTTGGACAACTACGTTAATATGTTTACGGACGATCCATTGTTTTGGCAATCGCTCTGGGTCACGATTAAGTTTGCGCTGTTGTTTGTACCGTTGAATCTGTTCATCGCGTTGTTTTTGGCCATGATGCTGAATCAGAAGGTAAAAGGCAGCGGCTTTTTCCGCACAGTGTTTTACTTACCGAGCGTGATTTCCGGTGTGGCGCTGGCGATGATTTGGGCGTGGGTATACGATGGGGAATACGGTATTTTCAACTATTTGCTCAGTCTAATTGGGATTACAGGTCCAGATTGGCTAAACGATACGACGTGGGCGCTCATAGCAATGGTCATCGCCAGTCTGTGGGGGCAAGGCTCCATGGTATTGATTTTCCTGGCGGGGCTCAAAAGCATCCCGGAGAGCTTGTATGAAGCGGCTTCGATTGATGGGGCAGGGGCGGTACAAAAGTTTTTCCGCATTACACTGCCGATGGTGAGTCCTACGATTTTGTTTAACCTGATTATGACGATCATTAGTGCGTTCCAGCAGCTGAGTCTAGCACTCTTGCTCACAGGAGGCGGACCGTTGCAGTCTACGTATTTTTATGCCATGTACGCATATGACAACGCCTTCAAATACTTCAAGATGGGATATGCTTCGGCGAACTCCTGGTTTATGTTTGCGATCATTTTGGTATTGACCTTCATCGTATTTAAAACGTCCGGCAAATGGGTGTACTACGAAAGCGACAACCGCAGGGGAGGGGAAGAGGCTTGA
- a CDS encoding helix-turn-helix domain-containing protein, whose amino-acid sequence MNIKVMIVDDEVLVRRGLKAMVPWSRYGMEVVADAPNGRKGWEAFLQIQPELVITDIVMPEMDGLELCRRVKEQAPQTKVLLLSCHRDFSFAQQGISLGVSGYLLKTEFQDEEWGTLLEKLRTELAGESARPENIRERPDEWKREFGAWLTGLSRDFEQSLSSLLQTHWSWMNDSMRVWLLEGMGSSANDEEQERAWITRELDSQWEWIACGDIRFLLTPASTGRQVESLLVEWKLAGRVTSWETTSPFAGLEPWIQTVRMLYQRKERARKYGVIQDPWQEPIKQAVYYALDRLDTPLTVSEVASQVGLSRSHFSVMFKKGVGESFGEFLDKRRVKMARAMLDETALSIQEVAERVGLPDAKYFSKWFKKWTGMTPSHYRFKQKEESSRTIVHSTAQT is encoded by the coding sequence ATGAACATCAAGGTAATGATTGTGGATGACGAAGTGCTGGTGCGAAGAGGACTGAAGGCAATGGTGCCATGGAGTCGTTACGGGATGGAAGTGGTAGCGGATGCACCGAATGGTCGGAAAGGCTGGGAGGCTTTCCTGCAAATACAGCCCGAGTTGGTGATTACGGACATCGTCATGCCGGAAATGGATGGGTTGGAGCTGTGCAGGCGGGTGAAGGAACAGGCTCCACAAACAAAGGTGCTTCTGCTCAGTTGTCACCGCGATTTTTCTTTTGCCCAGCAGGGAATCTCTCTCGGGGTGTCCGGATATTTGTTGAAGACCGAGTTTCAGGATGAGGAATGGGGTACGTTGTTGGAAAAGCTGCGGACTGAGTTGGCAGGCGAGAGCGCGCGACCTGAAAACATTCGTGAACGCCCTGATGAATGGAAGCGGGAATTCGGTGCGTGGTTGACTGGCCTGAGCCGGGATTTCGAGCAAAGCTTGTCCTCCCTCTTGCAAACACACTGGTCGTGGATGAACGATTCCATGCGTGTATGGCTCTTGGAAGGAATGGGTAGCAGTGCAAATGACGAGGAGCAGGAGCGGGCATGGATTACACGGGAGCTGGACAGCCAATGGGAGTGGATCGCATGTGGCGATATCCGTTTTTTGCTGACTCCCGCAAGTACTGGCAGGCAGGTAGAGTCATTGCTCGTGGAATGGAAGCTGGCTGGAAGGGTGACGAGCTGGGAGACAACAAGCCCGTTTGCTGGGCTCGAACCGTGGATTCAGACGGTACGGATGCTCTACCAGCGTAAGGAGCGGGCGCGCAAGTACGGCGTCATTCAAGACCCGTGGCAGGAACCGATCAAGCAGGCTGTTTATTACGCGCTCGATCGTCTTGATACGCCATTGACGGTCAGTGAGGTAGCCTCACAGGTGGGACTGAGCCGCAGTCATTTTAGTGTGATGTTTAAAAAGGGAGTGGGCGAGAGCTTCGGCGAGTTTCTCGACAAACGCCGGGTAAAAATGGCCCGAGCAATGTTGGATGAAACAGCTCTGTCCATTCAGGAGGTAGCTGAGCGAGTCGGTCTTCCTGACGCGAAATACTTCAGCAAATGGTTTAAAAAGTGGACAGGGATGACCCCGAGCCACTACCGTTTCAAACAAAAGGAGGAGTCCAGTCGAACAATCGTACACTCCACCGCACAAACCTGA
- a CDS encoding YesL family protein, whose translation MGNRAKWEGWAWSFHQFGERLLRMAAAHLMWVVCTLLGGIVFGIFPATAALYDVLSGKWNDRGLPSAFWDAFRHYFWRSQWLGWGTVLTGAILWVDVVFFLRMGSLWGLSIAAVFAGIGFLHAATSCYAFSLLVREEDADVKRTLKQSFWLVAAFPLHSLLTMGGLLLLLILLLAIPALPILLGASLPVRWMNARMSRLLEKRDRKRSTTQPRGETYAV comes from the coding sequence GTGGGGAATCGGGCGAAGTGGGAAGGCTGGGCATGGTCATTTCATCAATTTGGTGAGCGATTGTTGCGGATGGCGGCAGCGCATCTCATGTGGGTGGTGTGCACGCTCTTGGGAGGCATCGTCTTTGGAATCTTCCCAGCGACAGCTGCTCTGTACGACGTACTTAGCGGTAAGTGGAATGACCGTGGGCTTCCGTCCGCCTTCTGGGATGCTTTTCGACACTACTTCTGGAGGAGCCAATGGCTTGGCTGGGGAACGGTGCTAACAGGGGCAATCCTGTGGGTTGATGTGGTGTTTTTCCTTCGCATGGGCTCCCTGTGGGGGCTATCGATTGCGGCCGTTTTTGCGGGGATTGGATTCTTGCATGCGGCTACCTCTTGCTATGCTTTTTCCCTGCTTGTTCGGGAGGAGGATGCAGACGTGAAGAGGACACTCAAGCAATCGTTTTGGCTGGTCGCGGCCTTTCCGTTGCATTCGCTCCTCACGATGGGAGGCTTGCTCCTTCTCTTGATTCTCTTGCTGGCAATTCCCGCTTTGCCGATCTTGTTGGGAGCGAGCCTGCCTGTCAGGTGGATGAATGCCAGAATGAGCCGTCTGCTGGAAAAGCGCGATCGTAAACGATCGACAACGCAACCTCGAGGTGAGACATATGCAGTTTGA
- a CDS encoding sugar ABC transporter substrate-binding protein, producing the protein MKKVASKWMAAGMALLLAVVAGCSQAQPAGTDGTSSNTGATTPASSDKKETVTLRFATWDTDQMLKIQQDIAKQFEQKNPGVKVQVEAYADGFDQKLVAAFGAKNPPDVMYMWDFPTYNASLEPLDEYVKKDPSVAIDDFYQGLLNYNRFDGKLFGLPAGFSTRVVFYNKKLFNEANVPLPTDDWTWEDFKSAAKQLTVREKKQYGFAVRSEPDTYDLQQFVWSNGSSFISPDGKTIEGYMNSKETAEALQIFSDLAKDKSALLVGGKNQQSGNDLFKASKLAMYDNGVWSLESYKKANVDFGTVVMPQFPGKPGKGVIATSSVSIAKDSKNKELAWEFLKFFVSSDAIKMRTSDLPVRISVVQEKKLDQDPLYAPFYKTLEQSTDTPAFLLNPHWNEINRNLSAAVNAIMMGQNAEELLNKAVKDSQKFLEK; encoded by the coding sequence ATGAAAAAGGTTGCGTCAAAATGGATGGCAGCTGGCATGGCACTTCTTTTGGCCGTCGTAGCTGGTTGTTCACAAGCCCAGCCAGCAGGAACAGACGGCACGTCTAGTAACACAGGTGCGACAACGCCAGCATCGTCTGATAAAAAGGAAACGGTTACATTGCGTTTCGCGACATGGGATACGGACCAAATGCTGAAGATCCAACAAGATATCGCGAAACAATTCGAACAGAAAAATCCGGGTGTGAAGGTACAAGTCGAGGCATATGCAGATGGTTTTGATCAGAAGCTGGTAGCGGCATTCGGAGCGAAAAACCCGCCAGATGTCATGTACATGTGGGATTTCCCGACGTACAACGCTTCGCTCGAGCCATTGGATGAGTACGTAAAGAAGGACCCCTCAGTGGCAATCGACGACTTTTACCAAGGCCTCTTAAACTATAATCGATTCGATGGAAAATTGTTTGGTCTCCCAGCGGGCTTCTCGACGCGGGTCGTCTTCTACAATAAAAAGCTGTTTAACGAAGCAAATGTACCGCTTCCGACAGACGACTGGACGTGGGAGGATTTCAAATCAGCAGCCAAACAGCTGACCGTTCGCGAGAAGAAGCAGTACGGCTTCGCTGTTCGTTCGGAGCCGGATACGTACGATTTGCAGCAGTTCGTGTGGAGCAATGGGAGCAGCTTCATCAGCCCTGACGGAAAAACCATCGAAGGCTACATGAACAGCAAGGAAACAGCAGAGGCCCTGCAAATTTTCAGTGATTTGGCGAAGGACAAGAGCGCTTTGCTCGTCGGTGGCAAAAACCAGCAGAGCGGAAACGACTTGTTCAAAGCAAGCAAGCTCGCGATGTATGACAACGGGGTATGGTCGCTCGAGTCGTACAAGAAGGCGAATGTCGACTTTGGTACGGTCGTAATGCCGCAATTCCCTGGCAAGCCTGGTAAGGGTGTCATTGCAACCTCCTCTGTATCGATCGCCAAGGATTCCAAAAACAAAGAACTGGCTTGGGAGTTTTTGAAGTTCTTCGTTTCCAGTGATGCGATCAAGATGCGTACATCTGACTTACCTGTGCGTATTAGTGTCGTACAAGAGAAGAAGCTCGATCAGGACCCGCTCTACGCGCCGTTCTATAAGACATTGGAGCAATCGACTGACACACCAGCATTCCTGTTGAATCCACACTGGAACGAAATCAATCGGAACCTTTCCGCAGCGGTCAATGCGATCATGATGGGACAAAATGCCGAGGAATTACTGAACAAGGCAGTCAAAGACTCCCAGAAGTTTTTAGAAAAATAA